The proteins below come from a single Pleuronectes platessa chromosome 3, fPlePla1.1, whole genome shotgun sequence genomic window:
- the LOC128437047 gene encoding bromodomain-containing protein 4 isoform X1 — protein MGDGLQAGNSQNPPSAPPPLAFNAPAPDTWDPSRPKRKTNQLEYLLKVVFKAVWKHHFAWPFQAPVDAIKLNLPDYYKIIKIPMDMGTIKKRLESNYYWNAQECIQDFNTMFTNCYIYNKPGDDIVLMAEALEKYFLQKITEMPQEEKEIALVTKGRRGFRRESAIITKSDSGQDSSSPSSTPHTRGFSSPPTTPHTRPAPTPQGPPTLALAQPLTQPLVQPGVHSMFQPMFQPMVQPSFQPSMQALLQPQPPPRVPPTPTSHTHQVNQFPLSTSDVLAQGLTFVPPSAPAHPGLLPVPMLQSPPALIKQRKSQKRKADTTTPTANDQLSESSPVSAEARPRRDSIRPLKQPKRDASQPDSQHHLVAGLETGGMATLSRQEQLRSCARLVREMLSKKHAAYAWPFYKPVDAKSLGLHDYHDIIKHPMDLSTVKKKLDNKQYRDAQEFATEVRLMFSNCYKYNPPDHDVVSMARKLQDVFEMRFAKMPDEPEEPPPVPTPSSALHPAPSTRQAPPPSAVSAGESSTSSESESSGGGPDNERQHRLAELQEQLKAVHEQLAALSQPQTIKPKKKEREKKEKKKEKHKKKMGAEETVEAPPPVMLQTAKKSKSIKEPLPVKKERKKPGKKEGVKNSRPTAPPQPGPTPLVPSASLEAEDEIDVFGGVSTERGRPMSYEEKRQLSLDINKLPGDKLGRVVHIIQTREPSLKNSNPDEIEIDFETLKPSTLRELEKYVSSCLKRKKRTSVDKPLETTNVTKMKTGSSSSGSSDSSDSEDSENGLVPTQQKKTSTNKDIKRPHHQSLSSGVVPVPPQLQPQPQVVQPKLPFAPPPPVPVPVPVPVPVPSLNTSQLLASGFDPLAHFMNPHLTQLNTEPIPTIAAAGVPVTTGLLNTNTPSSQMATGTHPFLNQHPIIPSPALHNALPQQPSRPSNRAAPLPPRPPQPPPASLPSLPPSPSPQLQPSLPLTLPQPVPRPRVPSPPSHGILGTLSSQPPIALLEDDEEPTPTEAETPPLSQVHSFLQSLQPRPPPTQTQPMHTHSPVQLMPSLHMKAMALSAPALAQRHGSAPPLMQQPFPHTATSQQQKSLTLQQKVQQMQLQLQQQASPPSKAESYSTGCLRESPPPLMMHSPQMPQFHTAGHQSPPQTKKHEPRSNLVEVKEEKPSHSPALPPSPFSPVVRQDSHKPDNKHNLKPLDGSRPGSRLLDSPAPPCSQPDVKIKQEPKTPTAPKKTQEVKLKNMGSWASLAQRSQSTPASAVRSSSDSFEQFRRVAREKEERERQLKAQAEQARKGQVKHRREDEDTVEPARRVQEDTRRRPEQQSPLAPTPPASTPPTNSPQAPPTQPQPQTPTSSAAQNALDQQREMARRREQERRRREAMADTIDINFQSDLMAIFEENLF, from the exons TGGACATGGGCACAATAAAGAAACGCCTGGAGAGCAACTACTACTGGAACGCCCAGGAGTGTATCCAAGACTTCAACACGATGTTCACCAACTGCTACATCTACAACAAG CCGGGGGATGATATCGTCCTAATGGCCGAGGCCTTGGAAAAGTACTTTCTCCAGAAGATCACAGAGATGccgcaggaggagaaggagatcgCTTTGGTCACCAAGGGACGGCGGGGGTTCCGACGGGAGTCAG ctatAATCACAAAGTCAGATTCAGGCCAAGACTCTTcgtccccctcctccacccctcacACACGAGGCTTTTCATCCCCGCCCACCACCCCACACACCCGTCCTGCACCCACCCCTCAAGGCCCTCCCACATTAGCCCTGGCCCAGCCTCTAACACAGCCCCTGGTCCAGCCTGGAGTCCACTCCATGTTCCAGCCCATGTTCCAGCCCATGGTCCAGCCCTCTTTCCAACCCTCGATGCAAGCTCTACTGCAGCCTCAGCCTCCCCCACGTGTGCCTCCTACACCCACCTCCCACACCCATCAGGTCAACCAGTTCCCCCTCTCAACCTCAGATGTCCTGGCCCAAGGCCTGACCTTTGTTCCCCCTTCAGCCCCAGCACACCCAGGCCTCCTGCCCGTCCCGATGCTTCAGAGTCCCCCCGCCCTTATCAAG CAAAGAAAGAGTCAGAAGAGGAAAGCAGACACCACCACGCCCACCGCCAACGACCAGCTCAGTGAATCATCTCCCGTCTCCGCCGAGGCGCGGCCACGTCGGGACAGCATTCGTCCGTTGAAGCAGCCGAAGAGAGACGCGTCGCAGCCGGACTCCCAGCATCACCTGGTCGCTGGTTTGGAGACGGGGGGGATGGCGACGCTGAGTCGTCAGGAGCAGCTGCGTTCCTGTGCGCGCCTCGTCAGAGAGATGCTCTCCAAGAAGCACGCGGCGTACGCCTGGCCCTTCTACAAGCCGGTCGACGCTAAAAGTCTCGGCCTCCACGACTACCACGACATCATCAAGCACCCCATGGATCTCAGCACCGTCAAG AAAAAGCTGGACAACAAACAGTACAGAGACGCTCAGGAGTTTGCAACTGAAGTCCGGCTGATGTTCTCCAACTGTTACAAGTACAATCCTCCAGACCATGACGTGGTCTCCATGGCACGCAAACTACAG GACGTGTTCGAGATGCGTTTCGCTAAAATGCCCGATGAGCCCGAGGAGCCCCCCCCTGTTCCCACCCCGTCGTCGGCCCTCCACCCTGCCCCCTCCACTCGACAAGCCCCGCCTCCTTCTGCTGTCTCGGCGGGCGagagctccacctcctccgaaTCGGAGTCCTCGGGAGGAGGCCCGGACAACGAAAGGCAACATCGATTGGCTGAGTTACAGGAACAG CTTAAAGCTGTCCACGAACAACTCGCAGCACTCTCTCAGCCGCAGACCATCAAGcccaagaagaaagagagggagaagaaagagaagaagaaagagaagcacAAGAAGAAGATGGGAGCAGAGGAAACAGTGGAGGCCCCTCCGCCTGTGATGCTTCAGACGGCCAAGAAGAGCAAGAGCATCAAGGAGCCGCTCCCTGTgaagaaggaaaggaaaaagCCGGG gaagaAAGAAGGAGTAAAGAACAGCCGGCCGACTGCCCCCCCCCAGCCGGGGCCGACCCCTCTCGTCCCCTCGGCCTCTCTCGAAGCAGAGGATGAAATAG ATGTATTTGGGGGCGTGTCCACTGAAAGGGGCAGGCCTATGTCGTACGAGGAGAAGCGTCAGCTGAGCCTTGACATCAACAAACTGCCCGGCGACAAACTGGGCCGCGTCGTGCACATCATCCAAACACGAGAGCCCTCGCTGAAGAACTCCAACCCGGACGAGATCGAGATCGACTTCGAGACGCTGAAGCCTTCCACGCTGCGCGAGCTGGAGAAATACGTGTCCAGCTGcctcaagaggaagaagaggacatCAG TAGACAAACCTCTGGAAACAACAAATGTGACTAAGATGAAGACGGGATCTTCATCCTCAGGCAGCAGCGACTCCTCTGACAGTGAAGACTCTGAGAATG GGCTGGTTCCCACACAGCAGAAGAAGACCTCGACTAACAAAGACATCAAGCGACCacatcaccagtccctcagcaGCGGAGTCGTCCCTGTCCCTcctcagctgcagcctcagcctCAAGTCGTCCAGCCCAAGCTACCgtttgccccccctccccccgtccCCGTCCCTGTCCCCGTCCCCGTCCCCGTCCCATCTCTGAACACCTCCCAGCTGCTGGCCTCAGGATTTGATCCCCTGGCTCACTTCATGAACCCTCACCTGACGCAGTTGAACACGGAGCCGATTCCAACCATCGCTGCTGCTGGTGTCCCAGTAACCACCGGCctcctcaacacaaacacacccagtaGCCAGATGGCCACTGGGACGCACCCGTTCCTCAACCAACATCCCATCATCCCCTCGCCAG CGCTCCACAATGCTCTGCCCCAGCAACCATCAAGACCGAGCAACCGGGCGGCACCGCTTCCCCCCAGGCCGCCGCAGCCCCCCCCGGCCTCGCTCCCCTCCCTGCCCCCGTCCCCCTCACCCCAGCTTCAGCCTTCGCTCCCCCTGACGCTTCCCCAGCCGGTCCCCCGTCCTCGTGTCCCCTCCCCCCCGTCACACGGCATCTTGGGCACCCTCTCTTCACAACCCCCCATCGCCTTGCTGGAGGACGACGAAGAGCCGACACCCACCGAGGCCGAAACCCCGCCCCTCAGCCAGGTGCACAGCTTCCTGCAGTCTCTCCAGCCTCGACCCCCCCCCACGCAGACGCAGCCCATGCACACGCACTCGCCCGTGCAGCTGATGCCGTCGTTGCACATGAAAGCCATGGCGCTGTCCGCCCCGGCCCTGGCCCAGAGACACGGCTCTGCCCCCCCGCTCATGCAGCAGCCGTTCCCGCACACAGCGACGTCCCAGCAGCAGAAGAGCCTGACGCTGCAGCAGAAGGTTCAGCagatgcagctgcagctccagcagcaggcgTCACCACCGAGTAAAGCAGAGTCTTACTCAACAG GTTGCCTGCGTGAGAGCCCCCCTCCCCTGATGATGCACTCTCCTCAGATGCCTCAGTTCCACACAGCCGGACACCAGTCGCCGCCACAGACCAAGAAACAC GAGCCGAGGTCCAACCTGGTGGAGGTCAAAGAGGAGAAGCCTTCCCACTCGCCCGCtctgcccccctcccccttcagTCCTGTTGTGCGTCAGGATTCACACAAACCCGACAACAAACACA ATCTGAAGCCACTGGATGGTTCTCGCCCTGGTTCTCGCCTCCTCGACTCCCCGGCGCCGCCGTGCTCCCAGCCGGACGTCAAAATCAAGCAGGAGCCCAAAACTCCCACCGCTCCTAAGAAGACACAg gaAGTGAAGTTAAAGAACATGGGTTCCTGGGCCAGCCTGGCTCAGAGGTCCCAGTCCACGCCGGCCTCGGCTGTGCGCTCCTCCAGCGACAGCTTCGAGCAGTTCCGCCGGGTGgcgagggagaaggaggagagggagagacagctgAAAGCCCAGGCTGAGCAGGCCAGGAAGGGGCAGGTGAAGCATCG CCGTGAAGACGAGGACACCGTGGAGCCGGCTCGTCGAGTCCAAGAAGACACTCGCCGCCGCCCGGAGCAGCAGTCGCCGCTTGCTCCCACCCCTCCGGCCTCGACCCCGCCCACCAACTCTCCACAGGCTCCTCCCACTCAGCCTCAACCCCAGACGCCGACCTCCTCGGCTGCACAGAACGCCCTCGACCAGCAGAGGGAGATGGCGCGCCGCCGTGAGCAGGAGAGGCGCAGGAGAGAGGCG ATGGCGGACACCATCGACATCAACTTCCAGAGTGACCTGATGGCCATTTTTGAAGAGAACCTGTTCTGA
- the LOC128437047 gene encoding bromodomain-containing protein 4 isoform X2 gives MGDGLQAGNSQNPPSAPPPLAFNAPAPDTWDPSRPKRKTNQLEYLLKVVFKAVWKHHFAWPFQAPVDAIKLNLPDYYKIIKIPMDMGTIKKRLESNYYWNAQECIQDFNTMFTNCYIYNKPGDDIVLMAEALEKYFLQKITEMPQEEKEIALVTKGRRGFRRESAIITKSDSGQDSSSPSSTPHTRGFSSPPTTPHTRPAPTPQGPPTLALAQPLTQPLVQPGVHSMFQPMFQPMVQPSFQPSMQALLQPQPPPRVPPTPTSHTHQVNQFPLSTSDVLAQGLTFVPPSAPAHPGLLPVPMLQSPPALIKQRKSQKRKADTTTPTANDQLSESSPVSAEARPRRDSIRPLKQPKRDASQPDSQHHLVAGLETGGMATLSRQEQLRSCARLVREMLSKKHAAYAWPFYKPVDAKSLGLHDYHDIIKHPMDLSTVKKKLDNKQYRDAQEFATEVRLMFSNCYKYNPPDHDVVSMARKLQDVFEMRFAKMPDEPEEPPPVPTPSSALHPAPSTRQAPPPSAVSAGESSTSSESESSGGGPDNERQHRLAELQEQLKAVHEQLAALSQPQTIKPKKKEREKKEKKKEKHKKKMGAEETVEAPPPVMLQTAKKSKSIKEPLPVKKERKKPGKKEGVKNSRPTAPPQPGPTPLVPSASLEAEDEIDVFGGVSTERGRPMSYEEKRQLSLDINKLPGDKLGRVVHIIQTREPSLKNSNPDEIEIDFETLKPSTLRELEKYVSSCLKRKKRTSVDKPLETTNVTKMKTGSSSSGSSDSSDSEDSENGLVPTQQKKTSTNKDIKRPHHQSLSSGVVPVPPQLQPQPQVVQPKLPFAPPPPVPVPVPVPVPVPSLNTSQLLASGFDPLAHFMNPHLTQLNTEPIPTIAAAGVPVTTGLLNTNTPSSQMATGTHPFLNQHPIIPSPALHNALPQQPSRPSNRAAPLPPRPPQPPPASLPSLPPSPSPQLQPSLPLTLPQPVPRPRVPSPPSHGILGTLSSQPPIALLEDDEEPTPTEAETPPLSQVHSFLQSLQPRPPPTQTQPMHTHSPVQLMPSLHMKAMALSAPALAQRHGSAPPLMQQPFPHTATSQQQKSLTLQQKVQQMQLQLQQQASPPSKAESYSTGCLRESPPPLMMHSPQMPQFHTAGHQSPPQTKKHEPRSNLVEVKEEKPSHSPALPPSPFSPVVRQDSHKPDNKHRLDLKPLDGSRPGSRLLDSPAPPCSQPDVKIKQEPKTPTAPKKTQEVKLKNMGSWASLAQRSQSTPASAVRSSSDSFEQFRRVAREKEERERQLKAQAEQARKGQVKHRREDEDTVEPARRVQEDTRRRPEQQSPLAPTPPASTPPTNSPQAPPTQPQPQTPTSSAAQNALDQQREMARRREQERRRREAMADTIDINFQSDLMAIFEENLF, from the exons TGGACATGGGCACAATAAAGAAACGCCTGGAGAGCAACTACTACTGGAACGCCCAGGAGTGTATCCAAGACTTCAACACGATGTTCACCAACTGCTACATCTACAACAAG CCGGGGGATGATATCGTCCTAATGGCCGAGGCCTTGGAAAAGTACTTTCTCCAGAAGATCACAGAGATGccgcaggaggagaaggagatcgCTTTGGTCACCAAGGGACGGCGGGGGTTCCGACGGGAGTCAG ctatAATCACAAAGTCAGATTCAGGCCAAGACTCTTcgtccccctcctccacccctcacACACGAGGCTTTTCATCCCCGCCCACCACCCCACACACCCGTCCTGCACCCACCCCTCAAGGCCCTCCCACATTAGCCCTGGCCCAGCCTCTAACACAGCCCCTGGTCCAGCCTGGAGTCCACTCCATGTTCCAGCCCATGTTCCAGCCCATGGTCCAGCCCTCTTTCCAACCCTCGATGCAAGCTCTACTGCAGCCTCAGCCTCCCCCACGTGTGCCTCCTACACCCACCTCCCACACCCATCAGGTCAACCAGTTCCCCCTCTCAACCTCAGATGTCCTGGCCCAAGGCCTGACCTTTGTTCCCCCTTCAGCCCCAGCACACCCAGGCCTCCTGCCCGTCCCGATGCTTCAGAGTCCCCCCGCCCTTATCAAG CAAAGAAAGAGTCAGAAGAGGAAAGCAGACACCACCACGCCCACCGCCAACGACCAGCTCAGTGAATCATCTCCCGTCTCCGCCGAGGCGCGGCCACGTCGGGACAGCATTCGTCCGTTGAAGCAGCCGAAGAGAGACGCGTCGCAGCCGGACTCCCAGCATCACCTGGTCGCTGGTTTGGAGACGGGGGGGATGGCGACGCTGAGTCGTCAGGAGCAGCTGCGTTCCTGTGCGCGCCTCGTCAGAGAGATGCTCTCCAAGAAGCACGCGGCGTACGCCTGGCCCTTCTACAAGCCGGTCGACGCTAAAAGTCTCGGCCTCCACGACTACCACGACATCATCAAGCACCCCATGGATCTCAGCACCGTCAAG AAAAAGCTGGACAACAAACAGTACAGAGACGCTCAGGAGTTTGCAACTGAAGTCCGGCTGATGTTCTCCAACTGTTACAAGTACAATCCTCCAGACCATGACGTGGTCTCCATGGCACGCAAACTACAG GACGTGTTCGAGATGCGTTTCGCTAAAATGCCCGATGAGCCCGAGGAGCCCCCCCCTGTTCCCACCCCGTCGTCGGCCCTCCACCCTGCCCCCTCCACTCGACAAGCCCCGCCTCCTTCTGCTGTCTCGGCGGGCGagagctccacctcctccgaaTCGGAGTCCTCGGGAGGAGGCCCGGACAACGAAAGGCAACATCGATTGGCTGAGTTACAGGAACAG CTTAAAGCTGTCCACGAACAACTCGCAGCACTCTCTCAGCCGCAGACCATCAAGcccaagaagaaagagagggagaagaaagagaagaagaaagagaagcacAAGAAGAAGATGGGAGCAGAGGAAACAGTGGAGGCCCCTCCGCCTGTGATGCTTCAGACGGCCAAGAAGAGCAAGAGCATCAAGGAGCCGCTCCCTGTgaagaaggaaaggaaaaagCCGGG gaagaAAGAAGGAGTAAAGAACAGCCGGCCGACTGCCCCCCCCCAGCCGGGGCCGACCCCTCTCGTCCCCTCGGCCTCTCTCGAAGCAGAGGATGAAATAG ATGTATTTGGGGGCGTGTCCACTGAAAGGGGCAGGCCTATGTCGTACGAGGAGAAGCGTCAGCTGAGCCTTGACATCAACAAACTGCCCGGCGACAAACTGGGCCGCGTCGTGCACATCATCCAAACACGAGAGCCCTCGCTGAAGAACTCCAACCCGGACGAGATCGAGATCGACTTCGAGACGCTGAAGCCTTCCACGCTGCGCGAGCTGGAGAAATACGTGTCCAGCTGcctcaagaggaagaagaggacatCAG TAGACAAACCTCTGGAAACAACAAATGTGACTAAGATGAAGACGGGATCTTCATCCTCAGGCAGCAGCGACTCCTCTGACAGTGAAGACTCTGAGAATG GGCTGGTTCCCACACAGCAGAAGAAGACCTCGACTAACAAAGACATCAAGCGACCacatcaccagtccctcagcaGCGGAGTCGTCCCTGTCCCTcctcagctgcagcctcagcctCAAGTCGTCCAGCCCAAGCTACCgtttgccccccctccccccgtccCCGTCCCTGTCCCCGTCCCCGTCCCCGTCCCATCTCTGAACACCTCCCAGCTGCTGGCCTCAGGATTTGATCCCCTGGCTCACTTCATGAACCCTCACCTGACGCAGTTGAACACGGAGCCGATTCCAACCATCGCTGCTGCTGGTGTCCCAGTAACCACCGGCctcctcaacacaaacacacccagtaGCCAGATGGCCACTGGGACGCACCCGTTCCTCAACCAACATCCCATCATCCCCTCGCCAG CGCTCCACAATGCTCTGCCCCAGCAACCATCAAGACCGAGCAACCGGGCGGCACCGCTTCCCCCCAGGCCGCCGCAGCCCCCCCCGGCCTCGCTCCCCTCCCTGCCCCCGTCCCCCTCACCCCAGCTTCAGCCTTCGCTCCCCCTGACGCTTCCCCAGCCGGTCCCCCGTCCTCGTGTCCCCTCCCCCCCGTCACACGGCATCTTGGGCACCCTCTCTTCACAACCCCCCATCGCCTTGCTGGAGGACGACGAAGAGCCGACACCCACCGAGGCCGAAACCCCGCCCCTCAGCCAGGTGCACAGCTTCCTGCAGTCTCTCCAGCCTCGACCCCCCCCCACGCAGACGCAGCCCATGCACACGCACTCGCCCGTGCAGCTGATGCCGTCGTTGCACATGAAAGCCATGGCGCTGTCCGCCCCGGCCCTGGCCCAGAGACACGGCTCTGCCCCCCCGCTCATGCAGCAGCCGTTCCCGCACACAGCGACGTCCCAGCAGCAGAAGAGCCTGACGCTGCAGCAGAAGGTTCAGCagatgcagctgcagctccagcagcaggcgTCACCACCGAGTAAAGCAGAGTCTTACTCAACAG GTTGCCTGCGTGAGAGCCCCCCTCCCCTGATGATGCACTCTCCTCAGATGCCTCAGTTCCACACAGCCGGACACCAGTCGCCGCCACAGACCAAGAAACAC GAGCCGAGGTCCAACCTGGTGGAGGTCAAAGAGGAGAAGCCTTCCCACTCGCCCGCtctgcccccctcccccttcagTCCTGTTGTGCGTCAGGATTCACACAAACCCGACAACAAACACA GATTAGATCTGAAGCCACTGGATGGTTCTCGCCCTGGTTCTCGCCTCCTCGACTCCCCGGCGCCGCCGTGCTCCCAGCCGGACGTCAAAATCAAGCAGGAGCCCAAAACTCCCACCGCTCCTAAGAAGACACAg gaAGTGAAGTTAAAGAACATGGGTTCCTGGGCCAGCCTGGCTCAGAGGTCCCAGTCCACGCCGGCCTCGGCTGTGCGCTCCTCCAGCGACAGCTTCGAGCAGTTCCGCCGGGTGgcgagggagaaggaggagagggagagacagctgAAAGCCCAGGCTGAGCAGGCCAGGAAGGGGCAGGTGAAGCATCG CCGTGAAGACGAGGACACCGTGGAGCCGGCTCGTCGAGTCCAAGAAGACACTCGCCGCCGCCCGGAGCAGCAGTCGCCGCTTGCTCCCACCCCTCCGGCCTCGACCCCGCCCACCAACTCTCCACAGGCTCCTCCCACTCAGCCTCAACCCCAGACGCCGACCTCCTCGGCTGCACAGAACGCCCTCGACCAGCAGAGGGAGATGGCGCGCCGCCGTGAGCAGGAGAGGCGCAGGAGAGAGGCG ATGGCGGACACCATCGACATCAACTTCCAGAGTGACCTGATGGCCATTTTTGAAGAGAACCTGTTCTGA